From Halapricum desulfuricans, a single genomic window includes:
- the dnaG gene encoding DNA primase DnaG has translation MQDSSKYLIHAQITADGVVERSDVVGAIFGQTEGLLGDELEIRNLQESAKLGRIDVEIDSEKGQSVGEVTIASGLDRVETSILAASLETIDRVGPCRATFEVTSLEDVRQAKRREIVERATELLERFDESVLSSQELVEKVRRQARAERITDFEGYPAGPRVADSDAIIVVEGRADVMQLLQFGIKNAVAVEGTNVPDAVARLTDERTVTAFLDDDRGGELILRELAQVGDVDYVAFAPGGKSVEDLSREEVMTALREKVAYDELDDITIDGERPAVADGPQRDTAATQSATNDESEDARDVAPDAESAHDRPDGTESDDTEDEADNTEAEADNAETEADDSPTDDERERTLGDHIAHVIEDGTGRTRLLDDGLNPIDERDAGQAFDAIADAETAPVTVLVDGAVDQRVLDVAAQRGVSQIVATAEGEFVKKPTSVRLRVVS, from the coding sequence ATGCAGGATTCATCCAAATACCTCATACATGCACAGATCACCGCCGACGGGGTGGTAGAACGGAGTGACGTCGTCGGTGCGATCTTCGGACAGACAGAAGGGCTGCTCGGCGACGAACTCGAGATTCGCAACCTTCAGGAGTCAGCCAAACTCGGTCGGATCGACGTCGAGATCGACTCGGAGAAGGGGCAGTCGGTCGGCGAGGTGACGATCGCAAGCGGCCTGGACCGCGTCGAGACCTCGATCCTAGCGGCGAGCCTGGAGACCATCGACCGCGTCGGGCCGTGTCGAGCGACCTTCGAGGTGACCAGCCTCGAAGACGTCCGACAGGCCAAGCGCCGCGAGATCGTCGAGCGGGCCACCGAGCTGCTAGAGCGGTTCGACGAGTCGGTGCTCTCGAGTCAGGAACTCGTCGAAAAGGTTCGCCGGCAGGCCCGTGCCGAGCGAATCACCGACTTCGAGGGCTATCCCGCCGGACCGCGCGTCGCCGACAGCGACGCCATCATCGTCGTCGAGGGGCGTGCGGACGTGATGCAACTGTTGCAGTTCGGGATCAAGAACGCCGTCGCCGTCGAGGGGACGAACGTCCCAGACGCGGTGGCCCGTCTCACCGACGAGCGAACGGTGACGGCGTTTCTCGACGACGATCGCGGCGGCGAGCTCATCCTGCGCGAACTGGCGCAGGTCGGGGATGTCGATTACGTCGCGTTCGCCCCCGGCGGTAAATCGGTCGAGGACCTTTCCCGCGAGGAAGTCATGACGGCACTCCGGGAAAAGGTCGCTTACGACGAACTCGACGATATCACAATCGACGGCGAGCGACCGGCGGTCGCGGACGGTCCACAACGCGACACAGCGGCGACCCAGTCGGCGACGAACGACGAGTCCGAAGACGCCCGCGACGTAGCACCGGATGCCGAGTCGGCTCACGACCGGCCTGACGGCACGGAGAGCGACGACACCGAGGACGAAGCCGACAACACCGAGGCCGAAGCTGACAACGCAGAGACCGAAGCCGACGACAGCCCGACCGACGACGAGCGCGAGCGGACGCTCGGGGATCACATCGCGCACGTCATCGAAGACGGCACCGGCCGGACGCGACTGCTCGACGACGGCCTGAACCCGATCGACGAGCGCGACGCCGGCCAGGCATTCGACGCCATCGCCGACGCCGAGACGGCGCCCGTGACGGTGCTGGTCGACGGGGCAGTCGATCAGCGCGTGCTCGACGTGGCCGCCCAGCGCGGCGTCAGTCAGATCGTCGCAACCGCGGAAGGGGAGTTCGTCAAAAAGCCGACGTCCGTCCGCCTTCGCGTCGTCTCGTAG
- a CDS encoding DUF92 domain-containing protein — MTSTVRRAGAFALVGALSLAVPLMDRLFSRPVATVAAGAPFLAIAAVALALSDDSAIFELFARPGDRRDGRLYGLAGFALAIAVLSAFGTYAGLSIPAFVASVIVLSGGNLAAHAARDRGVEPFGAMTAFVAGSLLAGTGGYLAAAAILNHPTALPRVVFLAATGALIGALVRSMLFERDDPVVLLAISLLLWLFADLSIAVSATGITAALAVTIALGYVSYALETASIPGMLTGVLLSLLTLVVGDVGWFAMLITFFGLGGLSAKLRYDRKVKRGIAEPNEGARGSGNVLANSVVALFAVIAHAASPRMGAVPEGLFLFVFSGAVAAAMSDTLSSEIGGLYDDPRLITTFEVVEPGTDGGVTWQGELAGLSGAALIAGIGAVAFDLGAVGIGVVVAAGLVGMTVDSVLGATVEGGFVGNQGVNFLATLVAGLAAGVLAITTGTIAV; from the coding sequence GTGACATCGACAGTCCGGCGCGCCGGCGCGTTCGCCCTCGTCGGAGCCCTGTCGCTTGCGGTCCCACTGATGGACCGCCTGTTTTCCCGGCCAGTGGCAACTGTCGCCGCTGGCGCGCCGTTTCTGGCGATCGCCGCCGTCGCACTTGCGCTCTCCGATGACAGCGCGATTTTCGAGCTGTTCGCCCGGCCCGGCGACCGACGGGACGGCCGTCTCTACGGACTGGCCGGATTCGCACTCGCGATCGCGGTGCTCTCGGCGTTCGGAACGTATGCCGGGCTCTCGATCCCGGCGTTCGTGGCGAGCGTCATTGTCCTCTCGGGTGGGAACCTCGCCGCCCACGCGGCTCGCGACCGAGGGGTCGAGCCGTTCGGCGCAATGACGGCGTTCGTCGCGGGGAGCCTGCTGGCCGGGACTGGCGGGTATCTCGCCGCGGCTGCGATTCTCAATCACCCGACTGCTCTCCCGCGGGTCGTGTTCCTGGCCGCGACCGGCGCGTTGATCGGTGCGCTCGTCCGCTCGATGCTGTTCGAGCGCGACGACCCGGTCGTGTTGCTCGCGATCAGTCTGCTGCTGTGGCTGTTCGCCGACCTGTCGATCGCCGTCTCCGCGACCGGGATCACCGCCGCGCTTGCTGTGACTATCGCGCTCGGATACGTCTCCTACGCGCTGGAGACGGCTTCGATTCCGGGGATGCTCACCGGCGTCCTGCTGAGCCTGTTGACGCTGGTCGTCGGCGACGTCGGCTGGTTCGCGATGTTGATCACCTTCTTCGGTCTTGGCGGGCTGTCCGCGAAACTCCGGTACGACCGGAAGGTCAAACGGGGCATCGCCGAACCGAACGAGGGTGCCCGGGGAAGCGGGAACGTCCTCGCGAACTCGGTCGTCGCACTGTTCGCGGTCATCGCACACGCTGCGTCCCCGCGGATGGGGGCCGTTCCCGAGGGCCTGTTCCTGTTCGTCTTCTCCGGGGCGGTCGCCGCCGCGATGAGCGATACCCTATCCAGCGAGATTGGCGGACTGTACGACGATCCCCGGCTCATCACGACGTTCGAGGTGGTCGAACCGGGCACCGACGGCGGCGTGACCTGGCAGGGCGAACTGGCCGGCCTGTCGGGTGCCGCGCTGATCGCTGGAATCGGGGCGGTGGCGTTCGATCTCGGGGCAGTCGGTATCGGCGTCGTCGTCGCCGCCGGCCTCGTCGGGATGACCGTCGATAGCGTCCTGGGTGCGACTGTGGAGGGTGGGTTCGTGGGTAATCAGGGCGTCAACTTCCTGGCGACGCTCGTGGCAGGTCTGGCTGCCGGGGTGCTGGCAATCACGACAGGCACTATCGCGGTGTAA
- a CDS encoding GNAT family N-acetyltransferase has product MTTIREIRSDDQSRLRRIQESVLSDPSPDVLTAALDGPLFGLVAVESGTVVGYLLAIVGDRRVYVPELAVAESAQREGYGSTLVRAAADRFRERGFEAVRLTARADDTAARQFYERLGFEAVERAPDNYDDADGIVYEKRL; this is encoded by the coding sequence ATGACGACGATCCGCGAAATCCGATCTGACGACCAGAGTCGATTGAGGCGGATACAGGAGTCTGTTCTGTCCGATCCCAGTCCGGACGTGCTGACGGCCGCCCTCGATGGGCCGCTGTTCGGACTGGTGGCCGTCGAGTCGGGCACTGTCGTCGGCTACCTGCTGGCTATCGTCGGCGACCGTCGCGTCTACGTGCCGGAACTCGCGGTCGCGGAGTCGGCTCAGCGCGAGGGGTACGGCTCGACGCTCGTGCGCGCCGCAGCCGATCGGTTCCGCGAACGGGGCTTCGAAGCCGTGCGACTCACGGCGCGTGCCGACGACACGGCTGCACGGCAATTCTACGAGCGTCTGGGGTTCGAGGCGGTCGAGCGAGCGCCGGACAACTACGACGACGCGGACGGAATCGTCTACGAAAAACGACTGTGA
- a CDS encoding undecaprenyl diphosphate synthase family protein: MGLYDRYLAARIRWSDASLPESVAVVLTERDLLEKGAYETLERSFDWVFEYGADHMLVYVSVLDAEAVPTLRTQIGDVDTPRPIAVRGPDDDDQADAPIQVSIGLGGKHEFATAVRGLAEEVADGRLDPDDVDESEIEKRLVFPTAPDLVVKTGAERLSDFMIWQSVYSELYFTDVNWRDFRKRDYLRALRDYQTRQRRFGR, encoded by the coding sequence GTGGGCCTGTACGATCGGTACCTCGCCGCGCGAATCCGCTGGAGCGATGCCTCGCTCCCCGAATCGGTCGCCGTCGTCCTCACCGAGCGGGATCTCCTCGAAAAGGGCGCCTACGAGACGCTCGAACGGAGTTTCGACTGGGTGTTCGAGTACGGTGCCGACCACATGCTCGTGTACGTCAGCGTGCTCGACGCGGAGGCAGTGCCGACGCTCCGGACACAGATCGGCGACGTGGATACGCCCCGGCCGATCGCCGTCCGCGGTCCCGACGACGACGACCAGGCCGACGCGCCGATCCAGGTGAGCATCGGCCTCGGCGGTAAACACGAGTTCGCGACCGCGGTTCGCGGACTGGCCGAAGAGGTCGCCGACGGGCGGCTCGACCCCGACGACGTCGACGAATCCGAGATCGAGAAGCGACTGGTCTTCCCGACGGCCCCGGATCTGGTGGTCAAGACCGGTGCCGAGCGGCTCTCTGATTTTATGATCTGGCAGTCCGTCTATTCCGAACTGTACTTCACGGACGTCAACTGGCGTGACTTCCGCAAGCGCGACTATCTCCGGGCGCTGCGGGACTATCAAACCAGACAGCGGCGATTCGGCCGGTAG